A section of the Paenibacillus aurantius genome encodes:
- a CDS encoding dienelactone hydrolase family protein, with the protein MSWHPDDYLEQLYTKVQPELRFRAADLAEWGAWRERLRQRFLERLGGFPAERAALEPRLLEERDCGDYTLQRIEITTYAGLRMPVYLLIPKHSEEQALPAVLALHGHGYGSKEIVGLSPDGEMESTEESYQKNFAVSLVRRGFLVAAPELLGFGDRRLRQEAKEGASHSCHSLSTYLLHMGLTMAGHRVYETIRVLDYLLSRGDIDPGRIGCMGISGGGLTAGFAAALDDRIQASVVSGYVNTFQSSILSIHHCVDNYVPGLGAIAEMPDLIGLIAPRPLLIEAGDRDPIFPVGAVHEAYGQLTRIYRLLGAEDRLALDLFEGDHRINGAVAYDWLVQQTGKDC; encoded by the coding sequence ATGTCATGGCATCCGGACGATTATTTGGAGCAGCTCTATACGAAGGTGCAGCCGGAGCTTAGATTCCGGGCCGCAGACCTGGCGGAATGGGGGGCTTGGCGGGAACGGCTGCGTCAGCGGTTCCTCGAGAGGCTCGGCGGCTTTCCGGCCGAACGCGCAGCGCTTGAGCCTCGTTTGCTGGAGGAGAGGGACTGCGGGGATTATACGCTTCAGCGAATCGAGATAACCACGTATGCAGGCTTGCGCATGCCGGTTTATCTGTTAATCCCCAAGCATTCCGAAGAGCAGGCCCTGCCCGCAGTGCTGGCGCTGCACGGTCACGGATATGGCAGCAAGGAAATCGTCGGTCTCTCGCCGGACGGGGAGATGGAGTCCACGGAGGAGAGCTACCAGAAAAACTTTGCCGTATCGCTTGTTCGCCGCGGTTTCCTCGTAGCGGCACCGGAGCTTCTGGGATTCGGCGACCGCCGTCTCCGGCAGGAGGCAAAGGAAGGAGCATCCCATTCCTGTCACTCGTTGTCCACGTATTTGCTGCACATGGGACTTACCATGGCGGGTCATCGTGTTTATGAAACGATCCGGGTGCTGGATTACCTCCTGAGTCGAGGGGATATCGATCCCGGGCGAATCGGCTGCATGGGCATCTCCGGAGGCGGACTGACGGCCGGGTTTGCCGCCGCCCTCGATGACCGGATCCAGGCCAGCGTCGTCAGCGGCTATGTCAACACGTTTCAATCGAGCATCCTGTCGATCCACCACTGCGTTGACAACTATGTGCCCGGGCTCGGAGCAATCGCGGAAATGCCCGATTTGATTGGATTGATCGCGCCTCGGCCTTTGCTGATTGAGGCGGGTGACCGGGATCCGATCTTTCCGGTCGGGGCGGTACATGAAGCTTACGGACAGCTGACCCGCATTTACCGGCTTCTCGGTGCGGAAGACCGGCTGGCGTTGGATCTGTTCGAGGGAGATCATCGCATTAACGGAGCCGTAGCTTACGACTGGTTGGTTCAGCAGACCGGCAAGGATTGTTAA
- a CDS encoding ABC transporter permease subunit, translating into MTMYIMATFKELTRKKVFLVTLILTLVFLVLFAFGIRELSSVWEQNRVSPAEAMLNGMVLMILGLFFSQLLAAFFVLFSTMGTITGEQENGLLLAVAARPIPRWKLYLAKWLGHAIWISVYSTVLFVSVVWVANSLAGLPVLISDLLRGAVLFLWMPLLLLTLTMLGSVYLPMLGNGICSALLYGFALFSGLVEGVSSYGGNHPALDKFFLLTGLLLPTDSVYRRSLYEAFGGADFAGLATSDMGPFSMPSVPSNSYLLYTVGYALFLLFLGCRAFNRKDL; encoded by the coding sequence ATGACCATGTACATTATGGCCACCTTTAAGGAGCTGACGCGAAAAAAGGTGTTTCTGGTCACGCTTATTCTAACCCTCGTCTTTCTGGTCCTCTTCGCCTTCGGAATCCGGGAGTTGAGCTCGGTCTGGGAACAGAACAGGGTCTCCCCTGCCGAAGCCATGCTGAATGGTATGGTTCTAATGATACTGGGGCTTTTTTTCTCCCAGCTGCTGGCCGCTTTCTTCGTGCTGTTTTCCACGATGGGAACGATCACGGGTGAACAGGAAAACGGCCTGCTGCTGGCGGTCGCCGCCCGCCCCATCCCCCGCTGGAAGCTCTATTTGGCCAAATGGCTGGGACACGCCATCTGGATCTCCGTGTACAGCACCGTTTTGTTTGTTTCCGTGGTTTGGGTGGCAAACAGTCTGGCCGGACTTCCCGTATTGATCTCAGACTTGCTGCGGGGCGCCGTCCTGTTTCTTTGGATGCCGCTTCTTCTTCTTACCTTGACCATGCTGGGTTCCGTCTATTTGCCGATGCTCGGGAACGGAATATGTTCCGCTCTACTGTATGGATTTGCCCTGTTTAGCGGGCTGGTGGAAGGGGTTTCCAGCTATGGAGGAAACCATCCGGCATTAGACAAATTCTTCCTTCTAACGGGGCTGCTCCTCCCTACGGATTCCGTCTACCGGAGAAGCCTTTATGAAGCTTTTGGGGGAGCCGACTTTGCCGGGTTGGCGACGTCTGACATGGGTCCTTTTTCCATGCCGAGCGTTCCTTCGAATAGCTACCTGCTGTATACGGTAGGGTACGCCTTGTTTTTGCTTTTTTTGGGATGCCGGGCGTTCAATCGCAAAGATCTATAG
- a CDS encoding sigma-70 family RNA polymerase sigma factor — protein sequence MEKGEQVPELFQSLFREHYPGVARKLFALTGDYAASEDLAQEVFLRLYRNPPDRLEAVGAWLHRVLTRLGYDYLRQRSSGKTLMEKESARIAAAEGTVPSGETEAIREWEKGVVRRLLKKLTDRDRTALLLREEGYSYEEIASRLEVNPKIVGTLLARAEARLKKKYDQEEEPHNGGRDEADRRGAGF from the coding sequence ATGGAAAAAGGCGAACAGGTACCTGAGCTATTCCAGAGTCTGTTCCGGGAGCATTACCCTGGGGTGGCACGGAAGCTCTTTGCGCTGACCGGCGATTATGCGGCGTCGGAGGATCTGGCCCAAGAGGTATTCCTGCGTCTGTACCGGAACCCTCCGGATCGGCTGGAAGCGGTTGGCGCCTGGCTTCACCGGGTACTGACCCGATTGGGCTATGATTATTTGAGACAGCGCTCTTCAGGCAAGACCTTAATGGAAAAGGAAAGCGCGCGTATAGCGGCTGCGGAAGGAACGGTGCCTTCGGGAGAGACGGAGGCAATCCGGGAATGGGAAAAAGGAGTGGTCCGCCGTCTGCTGAAGAAGCTAACGGATCGGGACCGGACCGCCTTACTTTTACGGGAAGAAGGATACAGCTACGAAGAGATTGCCTCCCGACTGGAGGTCAATCCGAAGATTGTCGGCACGCTGCTGGCTCGGGCGGAGGCTCGGCTGAAGAAGAAATACGATCAAGAGGAGGAACCCCACAATGGCGGACGAGACGAAGCGGACCGGCGGGGAGCCGGTTTTTGA
- a CDS encoding ABC transporter ATP-binding protein — translation MMIDTVELTKTYNGQGGCRGITLQVPEGCIFGLLGPNGAGKSTFVKMLAGLHRPDHGRAAVLGHPLGRPEARRKLGYLPELFRFQDWLTPEEVLRFHGQLGGLRPIETRTSAFRSRVRDTLELVGLSEAANRRVGGFSKGMQQRLGLAAALLLDPELVILDEPASALDPVGRYEIRELLKRLRNQGVTIFLNTHLLEDVEDLCDEAAFLYGGELLASGPLHQLLLSSGELGESGANWRFRLGGWLPYTLTELNEAVRNVLSSPLQLVEVDASGNALLGARVTGREQAGYLCSLFIQSGLSLYESGPEPNSLEAWFLRMARYREGGAPQ, via the coding sequence ATGATGATCGACACGGTGGAATTAACCAAAACCTATAACGGCCAAGGCGGCTGCCGCGGAATCACCCTGCAGGTGCCGGAGGGGTGCATCTTTGGCCTGTTAGGTCCTAACGGTGCCGGCAAAAGCACCTTCGTCAAAATGCTGGCCGGCCTCCATCGTCCCGATCACGGACGGGCCGCCGTGCTGGGACATCCGTTGGGCCGGCCGGAGGCAAGGCGCAAGCTCGGGTATTTGCCCGAGCTGTTCCGCTTTCAGGATTGGCTGACCCCGGAGGAGGTGCTCCGCTTCCATGGACAGCTGGGGGGGCTACGCCCGATAGAGACGAGGACATCCGCGTTTCGCAGCCGGGTCCGGGATACTTTGGAGCTAGTCGGCTTGTCCGAAGCGGCAAACCGGCGGGTCGGGGGCTTCTCCAAGGGGATGCAGCAGCGTCTAGGCCTGGCTGCCGCCCTTCTTCTCGATCCCGAGCTGGTGATTCTGGACGAACCTGCGTCTGCCTTGGACCCTGTCGGCCGCTATGAAATCCGGGAGCTGCTCAAACGGCTTCGGAACCAAGGCGTGACCATCTTCCTTAACACTCATCTATTGGAGGATGTGGAGGACCTCTGCGATGAAGCGGCCTTCTTATACGGAGGAGAACTGCTGGCGTCGGGTCCGCTGCATCAGCTTCTTCTTAGTTCCGGTGAACTTGGGGAAAGCGGAGCCAACTGGCGCTTCCGGCTCGGTGGATGGCTGCCCTATACCTTAACGGAACTGAACGAAGCCGTCAGAAACGTCCTCTCTTCCCCGCTGCAGCTAGTGGAAGTAGATGCAAGCGGGAATGCTCTCCTGGGAGCACGCGTGACCGGCCGGGAACAGGCCGGCTACCTGTGTTCCCTGTTCATCCAAAGCGGCTTAAGCCTCTACGAATCCGGCCCTGAACCTAACAGCCTGGAGGCCTGGTTTCTCCGGATGGCACGTTATCGGGAAGGGGGTGCTCCGCAATGA